One Caretta caretta isolate rCarCar2 chromosome 6, rCarCar1.hap1, whole genome shotgun sequence genomic region harbors:
- the PAK6 gene encoding serine/threonine-protein kinase PAK 6, which produces MFRKKKKKRPEISAPQNFQHRVHTSFDPKEGKFIGLPPQWQNILDTLKRPKPVVDPSRITRMQLQPMKTVVRGSSIEVEGYISGILNDIQKLSVISSNTLRGKSPTSRRRAQSLGLLGEDRFPDMYLQSPEVNWEDKYGNYLNCNGGSKAARRQTMWPDYKPRTNGQSHPNGMVMKAKSLGPSEFQGEGGRCIQLTSVLQHQQRTYVLAGKSDKAERSSSECWPQPCLVAQVNPRPSGAGSPCPKSRENSLKRRLLRSVLPSSGDSNKSGPTLQIKSNAFCRPQQWGSPRSPANKAQSLPPDQPAPDLTRIISEAGTPQKSPTTEKATTLPQGRPSPAGSPRNRHTQSSSSNLHLSQDSSAKGQLASEDPVVVTHEQFKAALRMVVDQGDPRTLLENYVKIGEGSTGIVCIAREKHSGRQVAVKMMDLRKQQRRELLFNEVVIMRDYQHINVVEMYKSYLVGEELWVLMEFLQGGALTDIVSQIRLNEEQIATVCESVLQALGYLHSQGVIHRDIKSDSILLTLDGRVKLSDFGFCAQISKDVPKRKSLVGTPYWMAPEVISRAPYTTEVDIWSLGIMVIEMVDGEPPYFSDSPVQAMKRLRDSSPPKLKNSHKTSPVLRDFLERMLTRDPLERATAQELLDHPFLLQTGLPECLVPLIQQYRKRTSTC; this is translated from the exons ATGTTCCgcaaaaagaagaagaaacgACCGGAGATCTCTGCTCCGCAGAACTTCCAGCATCGGGTCCACACCTCGTTCGATCCAAAAGAGGGTAAATTCATTGGCCTGCCCCCTCAATGGCAGAACATTCTCGACACCCTGAAACGCCCAAAGCCAGTCGTAGACCCTTCAAGAATCACCAGGATGCAGCTTCAACCTATGAAG ACTGTCGTGAGGGGCAGCAGCATCGAAGTGGAGGGATATATCTCTGGGATACTGAATGATATTCAGAAGCTTTCTGTCATCAGTTCCAACACTCTAAGGGGAAAGAGCCCGACCAGCAGGAGGAGAGCCCAGTCACTTGGACTTTTGGGAGAAGACAGGTTCCCAGACATGTATCTTCAGAGCCCCGAGGTCAACTGGGAAGACAAATATGGAAACTATCTCAACTGCAATGGTGGAAGCAAAGCAGCCCGAAGGCAGACTATGTGGCCAGATTATAAACCCAGGACAAATGGGCAATCTCATCCCAATGGTATGGTAATGAAAGCAAAGTCCCTTGGGCCTTCAGAATTCCAAGGTGAGGGTGGGCGCTGCATCCAGCTCACTTCAGTTTTGCAGCACCAACAGCGCACCTATGTTCTGGCTGGAAAGAGTGACAAGGCAGAAAGAAGCAGCTCAGAATGCTGGCCCCAGCCTTGCCTGGTGGCACAAGTGAATCCCAGGCCTTCTGGGGCGGGAAGCCCTTGCCCCAAATCGAGGGAAAACAGCTTGAAACGGAGGCTGTTACGAAGTGTGTTGCCCTCATCTGGCGACTCAAATAAGTCAGGTCCCACCCTGCAGATAAAG TCTAATGCTTTCTGCAGGCCCCAGCAATGGGGTTCTCCACGCAGTCCTGCAAACAAAGCCCAGTCTCTTCCGCCTGACCAGCCAGCACCAGATTTAACCAGGATAATTTCAGAAGCTGGTACCCCCCAGAAGAGCCCAACAACTGAGAAGGCAACTACATTGCCACAGGGCAGGCCATCACCAGCAGGATCCCCCCGAAACAGACACACTCAGAGCAGTTCCAGCAACCTTCACCTGTCCCAAGACTCTTCTGCTAAAGGACAGTTGGCCAGTGAGGACCCTGTGGTCGTGACTCATGAGCAGTTCAAGGCCGCCCTCAGAATGGTTGTGGACCAGGGTGATCCCCGGACATTGCTGGAGAACTATGTGAAGATTGGTGAAGGGTCCACAGGCATTGTCTGCATCGCTCGTGAGAAGCACTCTGGGCGACAGGTGGCAGTAAAGATGATGGATCTGAGAAAGCAGCAGCGACGGGAACTTCTTTTTAATGAG GTGGTGATAATGAGAGACTATCAGCACATCAATGTGGTGGAGATGTATAAAAGTTACCTGGTGGGAGAGGAACTCTGGGTGCTCATGGAATTTTTGCAGGGAGGAGCCCTCACAGACATTGTGTCTCAAATCAG GCTAAACGAGGAACAAATTGCAACAGTGTGTGAGTCGGTGCTGCAAGCCCTTGGATACTTGCATTCCCAGGGTGTGATTCACAGAGACATTAAGAGCGACTCCATTCTCCTGACCCTTGATGGAAGG GTGAAACTCTCAGATTTTGGCTTCTGTGCTCAGATCAGTAAAGATGTACCAAAAAGGAAGTCCTTGGTAGGAACTCCATACTGGATGGCTCCAGAGGTTATTTCAAGGGCTCCATACACTACTGAG GTGGATATCTGGTCTCTAGGGATCATGGTGATAGAGATGGTGGATGGAGAACCCCCCTATTTCAGTGACTCCCCAGTCCAAGCAATGAAGAGACTCCGTGACAGTTCTCCTCCCAAACTGAAAAATTCTCACAAG ACTTCTCCAGTTCTGAGAGACTTCTTGGAACGGATGTTGACACGAGATCCCCTAGAAAGAGCAACAGCACAAGAGCTTCTGGATCACCCCTTCTTGCTCCAGACTGGACTTCCAGAGTGCCTGGTCCCCCTTATTCAGCAGTACAGGAAGCGCACCTCCACCTGCTGA